A single genomic interval of Saccharothrix saharensis harbors:
- a CDS encoding LysM peptidoglycan-binding domain-containing protein, whose amino-acid sequence MARKTSLTRAQLVIMEPPAQAGAKPGARLASVKFQFNPNALALTKNTEWRRNPSRMAGETSTPEFLGSGPRSLSVDVFLDATATHDNSVETGVEQLLLACVPTKKSLAANKPASPWVRFEWGTSKTTSFDGVMTNLSVDYSLFDVDGRPLRATCSLSIEEAGDDTPGQNPTSGSREARRVHRVVAGDSLPQLAWREYGDATAWRVIAEANDIDDPMLLVPGAELLVPAVEEVR is encoded by the coding sequence ATGGCGCGCAAGACCAGCCTCACCCGCGCCCAGCTCGTGATCATGGAGCCGCCGGCGCAGGCGGGCGCGAAGCCGGGGGCCCGGTTGGCCTCGGTGAAGTTCCAGTTCAACCCGAACGCGCTGGCGCTGACCAAGAACACCGAGTGGCGGCGCAACCCGTCGCGCATGGCGGGTGAGACGTCGACGCCGGAGTTCCTCGGCAGCGGGCCGCGCAGCCTGTCGGTGGACGTGTTCCTCGACGCCACGGCCACGCACGACAACTCGGTGGAGACCGGGGTGGAGCAGTTGCTCCTGGCCTGCGTGCCCACCAAGAAGAGCCTGGCCGCGAACAAGCCCGCGAGCCCGTGGGTGCGGTTCGAGTGGGGCACCTCGAAGACGACGTCGTTCGACGGCGTGATGACGAACCTGTCGGTGGACTACTCGCTGTTCGACGTGGACGGGCGGCCGCTGCGGGCCACGTGCTCGCTGTCGATCGAGGAGGCGGGTGACGACACGCCCGGCCAGAACCCGACGTCCGGGTCGCGGGAGGCGCGCCGGGTGCACCGGGTGGTGGCCGGTGACAGCCTGCCGCAGCTCGCGTGGCGCGAGTACGGCGACGCGACCGCCTGGCGGGTGATCGCCGAGGCGAACGACATCGACGACCCGATGCTGCTGGTGCCGGGCGCGGAGCTGCTGGTGCCCGCGGTGGAGGAGGTCCGGTGA